A window from Bacillota bacterium encodes these proteins:
- a CDS encoding proton-conducting transporter membrane subunit, giving the protein MSQTELVSSIVPILIVLSPILGSLGAMLADRYRPDWRNLSIIGGTLVPFLLLAYIYPSIAAGNYYYLHLNILPPQGMEFRVDLLSVYIGLIFGLFSIILTVYTLGYYRNKEEGKKFFYFFLLAIGGCFGVALSGNMFTFFIFFEFMSLMFFPMVSYKSTPEAQAAGLKFFFMTIIAGVALFWAVVIVYNSTGTLAFGSGGLVSSATPLLLVAFIGFMISFGIKAAMVPFHFWIPDAYANAPTPAAAISSAMMLKTGVLGLIRVFHDIYGISFIQDVGWNKIILVLALVSMLYGSICAFAQDDFNRRLAYSGVAQVGYILLGLSLLTEFAFVGALYHIMAHAFMKGCMFLCAGVIYVNTGKTKISELRGVGLQMPVTMFAFTIASVSAVGIPPFNVFVSKWHIGYGALQAGLPFVIILLLISSFLNAAYYFPISINAFLGCRELKNIERQRLRLQPLRIIPVIVLALGAAVFTLAPYNWPLELARSIAQIYF; this is encoded by the coding sequence TTGTCGCAAACTGAGTTGGTAAGTTCAATTGTCCCGATCCTGATAGTCTTATCTCCGATCCTTGGCAGTCTGGGAGCAATGCTGGCTGATCGCTACCGGCCGGACTGGCGAAATTTATCTATTATCGGTGGGACTCTGGTTCCTTTCCTGCTCTTAGCATATATTTACCCCTCAATTGCGGCCGGTAACTATTATTACCTGCATCTTAATATACTTCCCCCGCAGGGTATGGAATTCCGGGTTGATCTGCTGTCTGTCTACATCGGTCTGATTTTCGGTCTGTTCAGCATAATTCTTACTGTCTATACTCTTGGTTATTATCGCAATAAGGAAGAAGGAAAGAAATTTTTCTACTTTTTCCTGCTGGCAATTGGTGGCTGTTTCGGAGTGGCCTTGAGCGGCAATATGTTCACTTTCTTTATCTTTTTTGAATTTATGTCACTCATGTTTTTCCCCATGGTTTCTTACAAGTCAACTCCCGAAGCCCAGGCGGCAGGCCTGAAATTTTTCTTTATGACCATCATTGCCGGTGTAGCTTTATTCTGGGCGGTTGTCATTGTATATAATTCAACTGGGACCCTGGCTTTCGGTTCCGGGGGGCTGGTTTCTTCAGCGACTCCCTTGTTACTTGTCGCATTTATCGGATTCATGATCAGCTTCGGGATAAAAGCGGCAATGGTTCCCTTCCATTTCTGGATACCGGATGCTTATGCCAATGCCCCGACTCCGGCGGCGGCTATTTCTTCTGCCATGATGCTGAAAACCGGGGTGTTGGGTTTAATACGGGTATTCCATGATATTTACGGGATTTCATTTATTCAGGATGTCGGTTGGAATAAAATCATCCTGGTTCTTGCCCTGGTCAGTATGCTTTACGGTTCCATCTGCGCTTTTGCCCAGGATGATTTTAACCGTCGGTTAGCCTATTCCGGTGTTGCCCAGGTCGGCTATATATTATTGGGGTTGTCCCTGTTGACCGAGTTTGCCTTCGTCGGGGCGCTTTATCACATTATGGCTCATGCATTTATGAAAGGATGTATGTTTTTGTGTGCCGGGGTTATCTATGTGAATACGGGTAAAACGAAGATCAGCGAGCTCAGGGGTGTGGGCCTGCAGATGCCGGTTACCATGTTTGCCTTTACCATCGCGTCAGTTAGTGCTGTTGGTATCCCGCCCTTTAACGTATTTGTCAGCAAATGGCATATAGGTTATGGGGCACTGCAGGCAGGCCTACCATTCGTAATTATATTGCTGCTGATCAGCAGTTTTTTAAATGCAGCGTATTACTTTCCAATTTCGATTAATGCTTTTCTGGGCTGCCGGGAGCTAAAGAATATTGAAAGGCAGAGACTCCGTCTGCAGCCACTGCGTATTATACCGGTTATAGTTTTAGCTTTGGGAGCGGCTGTTTTTACCCTGGCTCCATACAACTGGCCGCTGGAACTGGCCAGGTCAATTGCCCAAATCTATTTTTAA
- a CDS encoding MnhB domain-containing protein translates to MHDYVTRVVFRYMLLFVLLYGLYVIMHGHLSPGGGFSGGMIVGLGFLLYILIFGQLWDKSFRQMIIDLAIIFVGFGGILEISKFLIPHEHGPIGVPGTLFSVGIISVANFGIGILVTSTILAIYYMISEEA, encoded by the coding sequence ATGCACGATTATGTGACTAGAGTTGTTTTTCGCTACATGCTTCTTTTCGTTCTTCTGTATGGTCTTTATGTTATCATGCATGGTCATCTTTCACCCGGAGGCGGTTTTTCCGGTGGGATGATAGTCGGTTTGGGATTTCTCCTTTACATCCTGATCTTTGGCCAACTCTGGGATAAAAGCTTCCGCCAGATGATTATCGACCTGGCAATAATTTTTGTCGGTTTCGGCGGCATTCTTGAAATTTCAAAATTCCTGATTCCACATGAACATGGACCGATCGGTGTTCCGGGAACTTTATTCAGCGTTGGAATAATTTCTGTTGCAAATTTCGGTATCGGTATCCTCGTTACCAGCACTATCTTAGCCATTTATTACATGATCAGCGAGGAGGCCTAA
- a CDS encoding MmgE/PrpD family protein gives MIEKVLAKFAKEATYDTLPKEVLHQARICLLDLVGVACAGATALPGHVVTEIIEEAGGSPQAVLIGRKEKVPALNAALGNGLYAHGLELDDLHRTSILRPGSPIIPAALAAAEKYGASGKDLLTAIVVGYEVGIRIAEAMTPTHYNFWHTTGTCGTFAAAIAAGKVMGLDEEQLINALGHAGTQAAGLMELHYSPEGMMSKPLHASKAAQNGLFSAMLAAGGYTSTKTILSGEKGFLRVFAPTAKIEKIIEGLNEEFKIMDISFRLYASTRHTHAGIDLGLRLREKGIKPEDIEILRIQTYSVARDLVGEPFPETIYEAKFSLPFCVSTALVYGHVGIEDFTDERINDPVLEELMSHCTVEIDPLLDAHYPDKWAAKLNVILCNGTVIHEQTDFPKGDPENKLSLDDLHTKFRRLCSLLLPPSKIEAWLEQIMKVDTFDNIADMWHI, from the coding sequence ATGATCGAAAAAGTATTGGCAAAATTTGCCAAGGAAGCAACTTATGACACTCTGCCCAAGGAAGTCCTGCACCAGGCCAGAATATGCCTGCTGGACCTGGTAGGTGTAGCCTGTGCAGGCGCTACAGCACTTCCCGGGCATGTAGTGACAGAAATAATAGAAGAGGCCGGGGGATCTCCGCAGGCTGTTTTAATTGGCAGAAAAGAGAAAGTGCCGGCCTTGAACGCCGCCCTGGGTAACGGTTTATATGCACACGGTCTGGAACTGGATGATCTGCATCGGACATCAATCTTACGACCCGGGTCTCCGATCATACCGGCTGCCCTTGCTGCGGCTGAAAAATATGGGGCATCGGGAAAGGATCTGCTAACAGCGATTGTTGTTGGCTATGAAGTAGGTATCCGCATTGCTGAAGCGATGACACCGACTCACTATAACTTCTGGCATACCACCGGAACATGCGGCACATTTGCCGCGGCTATAGCGGCCGGCAAGGTAATGGGTTTGGACGAGGAACAGCTAATCAATGCACTGGGGCATGCCGGTACCCAGGCGGCCGGTTTGATGGAGCTGCATTACAGCCCGGAAGGGATGATGAGCAAACCCTTGCATGCCAGTAAGGCTGCCCAGAATGGCCTCTTTTCGGCCATGCTAGCAGCCGGAGGATATACATCAACCAAGACAATCCTATCCGGAGAAAAAGGTTTCCTTCGTGTTTTTGCTCCAACAGCCAAAATCGAGAAGATCATTGAAGGATTGAATGAAGAATTTAAAATTATGGATATCAGTTTCCGTTTATATGCCTCGACCCGCCATACCCATGCCGGAATTGACCTTGGTCTGAGGCTGCGTGAAAAAGGCATAAAACCGGAAGATATTGAAATTTTAAGAATCCAAACTTATTCTGTGGCCAGGGACCTCGTTGGTGAACCATTCCCGGAAACTATTTATGAGGCAAAATTCAGCCTCCCGTTCTGCGTTTCCACTGCATTGGTTTATGGCCATGTCGGTATAGAAGATTTCACAGACGAGCGGATAAATGATCCTGTTCTTGAAGAACTGATGAGCCACTGCACAGTTGAAATCGATCCCCTGCTTGATGCTCATTATCCTGATAAGTGGGCGGCCAAGTTGAATGTCATACTGTGTAACGGAACAGTGATACATGAACAGACCGACTTTCCGAAGGGTGATCCGGAAAACAAGCTTTCCCTTGATGATCTGCATACAAAATTTCGCAGACTCTGCTCCCTTCTGCTGCCTCCCAGTAAAATTGAAGCCTGGCTGGAGCAGATAATGAAAGTTGACACATTTGATAATATCGCTGACATGTGGCATATCTAA
- a CDS encoding proton-conducting transporter membrane subunit, translated as MADIFVIEIREMIIVSTLPLMILLIPILGSFLIGFTGLKLYRARNILAVLVTGLTLYLTVELFLLSLQGYSILYRLPSLAGISMNLRVDLTGSVFALFTALIWFLATLSSVPYMKQEIRQTRYYTFLILSLGGCLGVFLSGDYLSLFLFFELMTLAAYALVVHNQDSEAMAAGKNYLYLGVIGGLSLLSGIILLNTYAGSVTISPLMEQLAPAAEVLPLIALLMIIGFGVKAGMVPLHIWLPQAHPVAPSPASALLSGIMIKTGAYGIIRVVTMLFTPTRELAESGLWHFSENLGHVIVWMGILTMLLAALMAVLQNNAKTLLAYSSISQMGYILMGIGAAGYLGYDGPMGFGGFSYHIINHAFFKSGMFILFGIIYTRLHEKRLDHLGGLWKHFPVTFAAFAVCAAGIMGIPGFNGYVSKTLLHHAIVEAFEHHHLWDLWLAEKLFMLTSGLTVCYIGKLFISIFLGKESDQLKGKLSGIKLKENIVERFVGLAYIAAIVFLGLFSPLIIKKVIVPMAGGFTYSDYYLNYLAKTGVWTWPDLFGIVIGLGLGAAFYLAFKKKELFSLKLPEYLSVERSLYQPATKLLGEAFTRAGKYIDDNVNFGFHGAPGVLVRVSTGADYLDDKIARKVGLQAVRYSAFLWNKIYDLWAGNIRRIFAVIGKNLKRVFMLLFKFDYSTRGDKRFQTVNISNIDFDLYIILVVVGAILATSLLFIL; from the coding sequence ATGGCAGATATCTTCGTAATAGAGATCAGAGAAATGATAATTGTCAGCACACTGCCCCTGATGATTTTACTTATACCGATCCTTGGTTCATTTCTAATTGGTTTCACCGGACTGAAACTGTATCGTGCCCGTAATATTTTGGCAGTACTTGTTACCGGATTAACTTTGTATTTAACCGTTGAGCTCTTTTTGTTGAGCCTTCAGGGGTACAGTATCTTATACCGGCTACCTTCACTGGCCGGTATCAGTATGAATTTGAGGGTTGATCTAACCGGAAGTGTATTCGCTCTTTTTACCGCACTTATCTGGTTTTTAGCCACACTTTCTTCTGTTCCCTATATGAAACAGGAAATTCGCCAGACACGCTATTACACGTTTTTAATCTTGTCGCTCGGCGGATGCCTGGGAGTGTTTCTTAGCGGAGATTATCTGAGTTTATTTCTTTTCTTCGAACTAATGACCCTTGCAGCTTATGCACTTGTTGTCCATAACCAGGATAGCGAAGCAATGGCAGCGGGGAAAAATTATCTTTACCTGGGAGTAATCGGCGGACTTTCTTTATTATCCGGTATCATCCTGCTCAACACTTATGCCGGTTCGGTAACCATATCACCATTGATGGAGCAGTTGGCGCCGGCTGCTGAAGTTCTCCCCTTGATTGCCCTGTTAATGATTATCGGCTTTGGAGTAAAAGCAGGTATGGTGCCCCTACATATATGGCTTCCCCAGGCTCATCCGGTAGCTCCTTCTCCGGCAAGCGCCCTGCTGTCAGGAATCATGATCAAAACAGGTGCTTATGGAATCATCAGGGTTGTAACGATGTTATTTACACCGACCAGAGAACTGGCCGAGAGCGGATTATGGCATTTCTCCGAGAATCTGGGGCATGTGATCGTCTGGATGGGCATTTTGACCATGCTTCTGGCCGCCCTGATGGCTGTGCTTCAGAACAATGCAAAAACCCTTCTGGCTTACAGCAGTATCAGTCAGATGGGTTATATACTGATGGGGATCGGTGCAGCAGGTTATCTCGGGTATGACGGGCCTATGGGCTTTGGAGGTTTTTCTTACCATATTATTAACCATGCCTTCTTCAAGTCAGGCATGTTTATACTTTTTGGCATTATCTATACCCGGTTGCATGAGAAAAGGCTTGATCACCTGGGAGGTCTATGGAAACACTTTCCTGTAACCTTTGCCGCTTTTGCTGTTTGTGCGGCCGGAATAATGGGTATACCCGGTTTTAACGGGTACGTGAGTAAGACACTGCTGCATCATGCAATTGTCGAGGCATTTGAGCACCATCATCTTTGGGATCTATGGCTGGCTGAAAAGCTCTTTATGCTTACCAGTGGTTTGACAGTATGTTATATCGGTAAACTTTTTATTTCAATTTTTCTCGGTAAAGAATCCGATCAACTAAAAGGTAAGTTGTCAGGAATTAAGTTGAAGGAAAATATAGTTGAAAGATTCGTCGGTTTGGCCTATATTGCTGCAATAGTCTTTTTAGGCTTATTTTCACCGCTAATCATAAAAAAAGTTATTGTTCCCATGGCCGGCGGTTTTACCTATTCGGACTATTACCTGAATTACCTGGCTAAAACCGGTGTCTGGACCTGGCCGGATCTGTTTGGTATAGTCATAGGGTTGGGATTGGGAGCTGCTTTTTATCTGGCCTTCAAGAAGAAGGAACTATTTAGCCTTAAACTGCCGGAATATCTAAGTGTGGAAAGATCTTTATACCAGCCGGCAACTAAATTATTGGGCGAAGCGTTTACAAGAGCCGGTAAATATATTGATGATAATGTTAACTTTGGTTTTCACGGGGCACCGGGAGTATTGGTGAGAGTTTCAACCGGAGCAGATTATCTTGACGATAAAATAGCTCGTAAGGTTGGGCTGCAAGCAGTCCGTTACAGCGCATTTCTGTGGAATAAAATTTATGATTTATGGGCCGGCAATATCAGAAGAATATTTGCTGTAATTGGAAAGAACCTGAAAAGAGTCTTTATGCTGCTATTTAAATTTGATTACAGCACACGTGGTGATAAGCGGTTCCAGACTGTAAACATTTCGAATATTGACTTTGATCTTTACATTATATTGGTTGTTGTCGGCGCTATACTTGCCACCAGTTTGTTGTTTATTCTGTAA
- a CDS encoding proton-conducting transporter membrane subunit, producing MEYEVVHTFLPAIIIFVPIIAGIALFLFPNKLYPYKEYICIGVTGLFFVLVLSMYPAIKNGNILLGIFQYFSFPLSISFKVDPVTIFLGIFFSFVWFMAACFSPGYMSHEHKKERYYAFFLMAEGGCMGTIFAGDLLGLFLFFEFMALTTYVLIAHEETPVTMFAGAKYLYMTVGGGLSVFFGLLITFYLTGTVTFTRPGLITEASPLATAAFVGFMIGFGLKAGMFPVHVWLPDAHPAAPSPVSAALSGIMLKTGIYGMIRVVFNIYNPEFIASVNWDTVMLVFAGITILLGSAMALLQDDLKRRLAYSSIAQIGYIAMGIFLLNESGMAGGLYHLFTHAFMKGLLFLCAGAIIVQTGIRNISQMKGIGLKMPLTMTFFTIASVTMVGIPPFNGFISKWQLSIASLEAGQPIFVAILIISSLLNAAYYFPIVITAFFPGEKSGHHGDSHGEEDDSGHLKSDSGSLIKNGIRWQEAPWHMLVPMGLLAVGCVAFALMPFNWPWDLALAAAKSLFSM from the coding sequence TTGGAATATGAAGTTGTCCATACATTTTTACCGGCAATCATCATCTTTGTTCCAATTATAGCGGGGATAGCCTTGTTTTTATTTCCAAACAAGCTTTATCCCTATAAAGAATATATTTGTATTGGTGTTACCGGCTTATTTTTTGTTCTCGTTCTCAGTATGTATCCGGCAATAAAAAATGGTAACATATTGCTCGGCATATTCCAGTACTTCTCATTTCCACTTTCAATCTCATTTAAAGTCGATCCGGTGACAATATTTCTGGGGATCTTTTTCTCCTTCGTCTGGTTTATGGCTGCCTGCTTTTCTCCCGGCTACATGTCACATGAGCATAAAAAAGAACGCTACTATGCATTTTTCCTGATGGCAGAAGGTGGGTGCATGGGTACAATCTTTGCCGGAGACTTATTAGGTTTGTTTTTATTCTTTGAATTCATGGCTTTAACAACATATGTTTTGATCGCCCATGAAGAAACACCGGTTACCATGTTTGCCGGCGCCAAATATTTGTATATGACGGTTGGCGGCGGGCTTTCAGTCTTTTTCGGTCTTTTAATAACTTTTTATTTAACCGGCACGGTAACTTTTACGAGACCGGGTTTAATTACTGAAGCTTCACCTCTTGCCACTGCTGCATTTGTCGGGTTTATGATTGGTTTCGGCTTAAAAGCAGGTATGTTTCCTGTTCATGTCTGGTTGCCGGATGCTCATCCGGCAGCGCCTTCCCCGGTTAGTGCAGCTCTCTCCGGAATCATGCTTAAAACCGGTATTTACGGAATGATCCGGGTAGTATTTAACATCTATAATCCTGAATTCATTGCCAGTGTTAACTGGGATACGGTTATGCTTGTCTTTGCAGGGATCACGATCCTGTTGGGTTCTGCTATGGCCTTGCTACAGGATGATTTAAAAAGGCGGCTGGCCTATTCGAGTATTGCCCAGATCGGTTACATAGCCATGGGTATTTTCCTGTTAAATGAATCAGGAATGGCCGGAGGTCTATATCACCTATTCACCCATGCTTTCATGAAAGGCCTGCTCTTCCTGTGTGCCGGAGCAATTATTGTCCAGACCGGAATAAGGAATATCAGCCAGATGAAAGGAATCGGTTTGAAGATGCCGCTGACCATGACCTTCTTTACCATTGCTTCCGTAACCATGGTCGGGATTCCGCCATTTAATGGTTTTATCAGTAAATGGCAGCTTTCAATAGCATCACTTGAAGCCGGACAGCCAATATTTGTAGCGATATTAATTATCAGCAGCCTGCTTAACGCGGCATATTACTTTCCGATCGTCATAACCGCTTTCTTCCCGGGTGAAAAGAGCGGTCATCATGGCGACAGTCATGGAGAGGAAGATGATTCCGGGCACCTTAAATCTGATAGCGGTTCTCTTATTAAAAACGGGATACGCTGGCAGGAAGCTCCCTGGCATATGCTTGTACCGATGGGATTACTGGCTGTTGGCTGTGTAGCTTTTGCCCTGATGCCTTTCAACTGGCCATGGGATCTGGCGCTTGCTGCTGCGAAATCTTTGTTTAGCATGTAA
- a CDS encoding proton-conducting transporter membrane subunit — translation MSGVVNENTITSSLPLAIVLIPILGAAATTYVSRYSEKYRDYLMLAITALVFLLSAALFYYSWQEVVTFRVPIGLGDFSLQFRVDRLGSVFNLLSALIWFLASVFSISYMTHEGRRTRYYAFYLLTLGGCLGVFLTADLFSLFLFFELMSIASYLLVIHNQSEEALKAGRLYLFLGVAGGLSILTAAIMIYWFTGTMMLNPMLDSLIVLPARTLIAVLLIIGFGIKAGMVPLHIWLPKAHPVAPSPASALLSGIMIKTGAYGIIRVVTVLYTPVDGHGSSLWYYTESFGFILIWFGILTMFSAAFMALFQSNAKRILAYSSVSQMGYILMGIGACAYLAYEGPMAFGGFTLHIVNHAFFKAGMFMMVGAVYFRTGEIEINRLGGLWKDFPVTSVVFLLAAMGIAGIPGLNGYTSKVLLHHAIVEAFEHHHNYSLYWAEKIFMLTGAMTTCYIARLFSSIFLGRKPENLVARGKEPWNERAVFIIIGAVILFIGLNPFYVLKKLVGPLVGAFPFDEYSFNYLLKVNFWDIHDLQGMAVVIAMAAVIFILGNKFKLFTFRFPDWLSIEQSIYRPIVSGLMLIYTGCGRILETGVDSFYVNSPRLLTYYCIGGRLLEDAAEGLIVGSLGPLKKWSYAIGSLEKNGPFFRSLLSQVTMVLLFIYDTWLHLIRAFFHKSKEIVLSIFFFTFKMDYKPKGKLFMLVNTANFEYYLVIFFMVLIIIMSLQLFR, via the coding sequence ATGAGCGGAGTTGTAAATGAAAACACAATAACCAGCAGTCTCCCACTGGCAATTGTATTAATTCCGATTCTTGGAGCGGCAGCAACAACGTACGTGAGTCGCTACTCCGAGAAATATCGGGATTATCTCATGCTGGCGATAACTGCGCTGGTTTTTCTTCTTTCTGCGGCACTTTTTTATTACAGCTGGCAGGAAGTGGTTACATTCAGGGTTCCGATTGGCCTGGGTGATTTTTCTCTGCAGTTCAGGGTTGATCGGTTAGGGTCTGTATTCAATTTATTATCTGCCCTTATCTGGTTTTTGGCATCTGTATTTTCGATTTCTTACATGACTCACGAGGGTAGAAGAACCCGTTATTATGCATTTTATCTGCTAACCCTGGGTGGCTGCCTGGGAGTTTTTCTAACAGCGGATCTCTTCAGCCTTTTTTTATTCTTCGAATTAATGTCCATCGCTTCTTACCTGCTGGTTATACATAACCAGAGTGAAGAAGCTCTCAAAGCCGGACGCCTATACTTGTTTCTCGGGGTTGCAGGTGGCCTCTCTATCCTGACTGCGGCCATAATGATCTACTGGTTTACCGGCACAATGATGCTTAATCCCATGCTCGATTCACTGATTGTTTTACCTGCAAGAACTTTGATTGCCGTATTGTTAATCATTGGATTCGGCATAAAGGCCGGGATGGTCCCCCTGCACATCTGGCTGCCAAAAGCTCACCCGGTAGCGCCTTCTCCGGCGAGCGCCCTGCTCTCAGGGATCATGATCAAAACCGGAGCGTACGGGATAATCAGGGTAGTAACAGTCCTTTATACACCCGTTGATGGACATGGTTCCAGCCTGTGGTATTATACTGAAAGCTTTGGGTTTATTCTAATCTGGTTCGGCATCTTGACCATGTTTTCTGCGGCCTTCATGGCGCTTTTTCAGAGCAATGCGAAGCGAATTCTCGCCTACAGCAGCGTTAGCCAGATGGGTTATATCCTGATGGGTATCGGGGCATGTGCTTATTTGGCCTACGAAGGACCGATGGCTTTTGGAGGATTTACTCTCCATATTGTTAATCATGCCTTCTTCAAGGCCGGTATGTTTATGATGGTCGGGGCAGTCTATTTCCGGACAGGAGAAATTGAAATTAACCGTCTTGGGGGATTGTGGAAGGATTTCCCGGTAACCTCTGTTGTATTCTTGCTGGCAGCGATGGGTATTGCCGGTATACCAGGGTTAAATGGCTATACAAGTAAAGTCCTTCTGCATCATGCAATAGTGGAAGCCTTTGAACATCACCATAATTATTCTCTCTACTGGGCAGAAAAAATATTTATGCTTACCGGAGCAATGACGACCTGCTATATCGCCCGACTCTTCAGTTCTATTTTTCTGGGCCGGAAACCTGAAAATCTTGTTGCCCGGGGTAAGGAACCCTGGAATGAAAGAGCTGTTTTTATTATAATCGGTGCAGTGATTCTTTTTATTGGTTTAAATCCCTTTTATGTTCTGAAAAAACTGGTTGGACCTCTAGTAGGGGCTTTTCCATTCGATGAATATTCATTCAACTACCTGCTTAAAGTTAATTTCTGGGATATCCATGATCTGCAGGGTATGGCTGTTGTAATCGCTATGGCTGCCGTAATATTTATCTTGGGTAACAAGTTTAAACTTTTTACATTTCGCTTTCCGGACTGGCTAAGTATCGAGCAGTCGATATACAGACCTATAGTTAGTGGATTGATGTTAATTTATACCGGGTGTGGCCGTATACTGGAAACCGGAGTTGACAGTTTTTATGTTAACAGTCCAAGGTTGTTGACATATTACTGTATTGGTGGAAGATTACTGGAAGATGCGGCAGAAGGTTTAATTGTAGGAAGTCTCGGCCCGCTTAAAAAGTGGAGCTATGCAATAGGATCCCTGGAGAAGAATGGACCATTTTTCAGGTCACTCTTATCTCAGGTAACAATGGTATTATTGTTTATTTATGATACATGGCTTCATCTGATAAGGGCCTTTTTCCATAAATCGAAAGAGATAGTTCTATCGATCTTTTTCTTTACATTCAAAATGGATTACAAACCAAAGGGTAAATTATTTATGCTTGTCAACACTGCAAATTTTGAGTACTACCTGGTTATCTTTTTTATGGTATTAATTATTATTATGTCGTTGCAGCTATTCAGGTAG
- a CDS encoding monovalent cation/H+ antiporter subunit D family protein produces MNLGFPQPIIAIIVPIIGAIIIRILDEEKANARHLVALISVGMVFIAVASMLPAVLSGQLIEYRMIDFLDGLGILFRIDLLGMVFAVVSSTLWVFATVYSIGYMAHEHEQRNYFVFFILSCSAAMGVAFAGNLFTLYIFYEYLAICTYPLVVHAGTKESVSAGIKYISYSLGGGALVFLSIFMIHDLVGTLDFMPGGILGGVADEKTTLLKIIFVLLIAGFGTKAALMPLHSWLPGAMVAPTPVSALLHAVAIVKAGVFGIARVFLSLYGRDLLIELNVTHLLAIVVCFTIIVGSFMAIKQTVLKLRLAYSTIGQLGYITLGVLILHPVSIIGGLIHIINHAVLKITLFFCAGMIITVTGKKNLNELNGVGRQMPLTMLAFAVGALGLMGVMPICGYISKYYILTGSLEAGVPVYAYVILGSTLLNAIYYLPIIVNAFFKEGNFEKQPGYEAPLTMLVPTLTLAVFAIIFGLFANYTTIPFIEAVIEAIL; encoded by the coding sequence TTGAACCTGGGTTTTCCTCAGCCGATCATTGCCATCATAGTACCCATTATCGGGGCAATTATTATCCGTATCCTCGATGAAGAAAAAGCAAATGCCCGTCACCTGGTTGCATTGATTTCGGTCGGCATGGTTTTTATTGCTGTTGCATCTATGCTGCCTGCCGTTTTATCGGGACAGCTAATTGAATACAGGATGATCGATTTTCTTGACGGATTGGGCATCCTGTTCAGGATAGACCTTTTGGGCATGGTTTTTGCAGTAGTATCCTCCACCCTCTGGGTTTTCGCCACTGTTTACTCTATTGGTTATATGGCTCATGAACATGAACAACGAAATTACTTTGTATTTTTTATTCTTTCCTGCAGTGCCGCCATGGGTGTGGCTTTTGCCGGCAATCTATTTACCCTCTATATCTTTTATGAATACCTGGCCATATGTACATACCCCCTGGTTGTCCATGCCGGAACAAAGGAATCGGTAAGCGCCGGTATCAAATATATCAGTTACAGCCTTGGCGGTGGAGCGCTGGTCTTTCTATCTATATTTATGATTCACGATCTGGTGGGGACCCTGGATTTCATGCCCGGGGGAATTTTAGGCGGTGTAGCTGATGAAAAAACTACACTGCTCAAAATTATTTTTGTATTACTTATTGCCGGTTTTGGCACGAAGGCTGCATTAATGCCTCTGCATTCATGGTTGCCGGGAGCAATGGTGGCACCTACACCGGTAAGCGCCCTGCTTCATGCTGTAGCTATCGTGAAAGCCGGGGTATTTGGGATTGCACGGGTTTTTCTCTCCCTTTATGGCCGTGACCTGTTGATTGAACTGAATGTAACTCACCTGCTGGCTATCGTAGTATGCTTTACTATTATTGTCGGTTCTTTTATGGCGATAAAACAAACTGTATTAAAATTGAGATTAGCTTATTCAACAATCGGGCAGTTGGGTTATATTACCCTGGGTGTTTTAATTCTTCATCCTGTAAGTATTATTGGTGGATTGATCCACATCATCAACCACGCAGTCCTAAAAATCACTCTCTTCTTCTGCGCCGGGATGATTATTACCGTAACCGGAAAGAAAAATTTAAATGAATTAAACGGGGTTGGAAGACAGATGCCCCTGACCATGCTTGCCTTTGCTGTCGGTGCTCTCGGGCTAATGGGTGTGATGCCTATCTGCGGTTATATCAGCAAGTATTATATATTAACGGGTAGCCTTGAGGCAGGAGTTCCGGTTTATGCCTATGTAATTCTGGGCAGTACATTGTTGAATGCAATATATTATCTGCCAATTATCGTTAATGCTTTCTTTAAGGAAGGAAATTTTGAAAAACAGCCGGGTTATGAAGCGCCTCTGACCATGTTGGTACCCACATTGACGCTTGCCGTTTTTGCCATTATTTTCGGCTTATTTGCGAATTATACAACAATACCTTTTATTGAAGCAGTAATCGAAGCTATTTTATAG